A genomic window from Peromyscus maniculatus bairdii isolate BWxNUB_F1_BW_parent chromosome 1, HU_Pman_BW_mat_3.1, whole genome shotgun sequence includes:
- the LOC102911376 gene encoding cationic amino acid transporter 3-like has translation MLWQYVHHFGQKLVRRRPLTANEQSESPLSRCLTTLDLVFLGVGSTLGAGVYVLAGEVAREKAGPSIIICFLVAALSSVLSGLCYAEFGARVPCSGSAYLYSYVTVGQLLAFITGWNLILSYIIGAASVARAWSAAFDSLIGNRISQALQHAIPMQVPSFLAEYPDFFAFGLVLLLTGILALGARESALATRVFTGVNLLVLCFVSLSGFVKGSLHNWQLTEEDYKLAALGSNGTDSLGPLGSGGFVPFGLNGILRGAATCFFAFIGFDCIATTGEEVRSPQRAIPLGIVTSLFVCFLMYFGVSAALTLMMPYYQIHTDSPLPQAFIHVGWGPAQYAVAVGTLCALSSSLIGAIFPVPRVVYSMAEDGLLFRRLARVHPRTHTPVLATVLCGIIAALMAFLVELSDLVDLTSIGTLLSYSLVAFSVLVLRYQPDQNLNSCKKEKSESGAVEMELALEFSSSTEPVSAARTPGIARSLCIPTDTIPTLRSGQIVYRCASLLVLLLKFLCLVLAQWPGQLFSGDPALIAVAVSLLLLIVGVVIVIWRQPQSTAPLHFKVPALPVLPVLSVFVNVYLMMQMTVGTWIRFGIWMVIGFAIYFGYGIWHSLEEKDDQQPTARASSSQTLQEHTPSVELA, from the exons ATGTTGTGGCAGTATGTCCATCACTTTGGCCAGAAGTTGGTACGGCGGCGACCCCTGACGGCAAATGAACAGTCTGAGTCGCCCTTGTCCAGATGCCTGACCACTTTGGACCTGGTGTTCCTGGGTGTGGGCAGCACCTTGGGAGCAGGCGTGTACGTCCTGGCTGGGGAGGTAGCCAGAGAGAAAGCCGGACCATCTATCATTATCTGCTTcttagtggctgctctgtcttcTGTGCTGTCTGGGCTCTGTTATGCGGAGTTTGGGGCCAGGGTGCCGTGTTCGGGTTCGGCATACCTCTACAGCTATGTCACAGTGGGCCAGCTGCTGGCTTTCATCACTGGCTGGAACCTCATCCTCTCCTACATCATTG GTGCAGCCAGCGTGGCCCGGGCCTGGAGCGCAGCTTTTGACAGCCTCATAGGGAACCGCATCTCCCAAGCCCTGCAGCATGCCATCCCCATGCAAGTGCCCAGCTTCCTGGCCGAGTATCCAGACTTTTTTGCATTTGGCCTGGTTTTGCTCCTCACTG GAATCCTGGCCCTGGGAGCGCGGGAGTCAGCCCTGGCCACCAGAGTGTTCACAGGAGTGAATCTCCTGGTGCTGTGCTTTGTCTCCCTCTCCGGCTTCGTGAAGGGCAGTCTACACAACTGGCAGCTCACGGAGGAGGACTACAAGCTGGCCGCGCTGGGGTCCAATGGCACTGACAG cttgggtcctctgggctCTGGAGGGTTCGTGCCTTTTGGTCTGAACGGGATTCTCCGTGGTGCAGCGACATGCTTCTTCGCCTTCATTGGTTTCGACTGTATTGCGACCACAG GCGAAGAGGTCCGCTCCCCCCAGCGCGCCATCCCACTGGGCATCGTGACCTCactctttgtttgctttctgatgTACTTTGGTGTTTCCGCGGCACTCACCCTCATGATGCCCTACTACCAAATTCACACCGACAGTCCCTTGCCCCAGGCGTTTATCCACGTTGGATGGGGTCCTGCTCAGTATGCAGTGGCTGTGGGAACATTATGTGCCCTTTCATCCAG CCTCATAGGTGCCATTTTCCCCGTGCCTCGGGTGGTCTATTCCATGGCAGAAGATGGGCTCCTGTTCCGGAGACTCGCCCGTGTTCATCCTCGAACACACACCCCTGTCCTAGCCACTGTCCTTTGTGGAATTATCGCAG CACTTATGGCTTTCCTTGTTGAGCTCAGTGACCTGGTGGACCTCACATCCATAGGAACCCTGCTCTCCTATTCCTTGGTGGCCTTCTCTGTTCTGGTCCTCAG GTACCAGCCAGACCAGAACTTAAACTCTTgtaagaaggagaaatctgagagtgGAGCTGTTGAGATGGAGCTGGCCCTTGAATTTTCTTCATCCACGGAGCCTGTTTCTGCAGCAAGGACTCCAGGAATTGCAAGGAGCCTCTGTATCCCCACAGACACCATCCCAACTCTGAGATCTGGCCAGATTGTCTACAGATGTGCCTCCCTGCTTG TCCTTCTTCTGAAGTTCCTGTGCCTGGTCCTGGCCCAATGGCCTGGACAGCTGTTCTCTGGAGACCCAGCTTTGATAGCTGTGGCTGTTTCACTGTTGCTTCTCATTGTCGGAGTGGTCATTGTCATCTGGAGACAGCCTCAGAGCACCGCTCCTCTCCACTTCAAG GTTCCAGCACTGCCCGTGCTCCCTGTGCTGAGTGTCTTTGTGAATGTCTACCTGATGATGCAAATGACTGTCGGGACCTGGATTCGCTTTGGAATCTGGATGGTGATCG GATTTGCTATCTACTTTGGATATGGGATCTGGCACAGCTTGGAAGAGAAGGATGACCAACAGCCAACAGCAAGAGCCTCAAGCTCCCAGACTCTCCAGGAACATACTCCCAGTGTTGAATTAGcttaa